The genomic interval TTTTTAACAAAAACCAGAATAATTGGATTTTAAGTTTATATGTATTTTTGTTTGTTTTACTTTTTAGTACAATACTAACTACCTATTCTCGCAGTGGTTGGTTATCCTTTTTTCTAGGGTCAATTTTTTTATTTATTTTAACTAAAAATCTTAAAAAATTGGGTTTGTTATTTTTCATTTCAATTATCTTAATTTCAATTTTGTCACTTAATGAGGTATTTTATCAAGCTATAATAAATAGAGTTTTATCAATAACTAATGTTTCATTTAATGTTTCTAATACTTCTAGAATATTTCTGGCAAAAGCCGGTTGGGAAATGTTTACCGATTCTAACTTCTTAGGTTATGGATATTTCTCGTTTCCAGTTTTAGCCCATAAGTATTTTAATCCAGTCTTGTCTTTAGGTGTCATTGAATCTCATAATATTACTTTGACAGTTTTAGCTGAACTGGGAATTTTTGGATTTTTTACCTTTTATAGTATGATTTTTTCCTTTTTTAAATTTGGATGGCGATTAACACAAACTGGAGTTGATTCAGAAGTAAAACTATACTCAGCTGTTCTCACCTCATATTTATTTTCTTTACTTGTTTATTACCAGTTTTATGCTGGTTGTTTTCATAATAATTATATGTGGTTTATCTTTGGCGCTTTAATGGCTTTAAAAAAAATAGATAGACCAGAAAATTCAAGAATCAATTGAAAAAACAGACTGCTATTTTTTCTTTCGCCT from Calditrichota bacterium carries:
- a CDS encoding O-antigen ligase family protein, with the translated sequence MGFDISLVIILGMAGFVAFVAFFVSKPEIVLLISLISISVGPFGSLFYAAAFPLTVFQVFLLVSILFYLLKKLLTNDLSFSIEPNIIYIFLFLLLLLIYTLFSLDKERAFFFLMSLTILAFMTYLVKDLLLESKYYRYFFNITIFIVACLSVYSIIQFIKDPSSLLLNALNTESKVFGRSVSVWTDPNDFAMILVLPLLFIIARVLIFNKNQNNWILSLYVFLFVLLFSTILTTYSRSGWLSFFLGSIFLFILTKNLKKLGLLFFISIILISILSLNEVFYQAIINRVLSITNVSFNVSNTSRIFLAKAGWEMFTDSNFLGYGYFSFPVLAHKYFNPVLSLGVIESHNITLTVLAELGIFGFFTFYSMIFSFFKFGWRLTQTGVDSEVKLYSAVLTSYLFSLLVYYQFYAGCFHNNYMWFIFGALMALKKIDRPENSRIN